One Solanum stenotomum isolate F172 unplaced genomic scaffold, ASM1918654v1 scaffold4865, whole genome shotgun sequence genomic window carries:
- the LOC125852739 gene encoding probable prolyl 4-hydroxylase 7 isoform X2, whose amino-acid sequence MLFFSFRKTSILKLTTNSLSTPIDPTRVTQISWHPRVFIYRNFLTNEECDHFISLAKDSLEKSMVTDLETGESIESEYRTSTGAFLNKAQDEVVANVEARIAAWTFLPEENGEPMQILHYEHGQKYEPHFDFFMDKVNQEIGGHRVATVLMYLSDVDKGGETVFPRSEVIPILYDFPPKGDDWSNCAKDGYAVKPKKGDALLFFSLHINATTDRLSLHGSCPVIEGEKWSATKWIHVRSYDSIPSAEKCIDMYPECSSWAASGECDKNPSYMVGTEEYVGHCRKSCHVCS is encoded by the exons atgctttttttttctttcagaaaAACGTCGATTTTGAAATTGACGACTAATTCCTTGTCGACTCCAATTGATCCAACACGGGTTACACAAATTTCATGGCACCCCAG AGTTTTTATATATAGGaattttttgacaaatgaaGAGTGTGATCATTTCATCTCTCTG GCTAAAGATAGTCTGGAGAAATCCATGGTAACTGACCTTGAAACAGGGGAGAGCATAGAGAGTGAATATCGGACAAGTACTGGCGCGTTTCTCAACAAAGCTCAG GATGAAGTTGTTGCTAATGTGGAAGCCAGAATAGCTGCCTGGACATTTCTCCCTGAAG AGAATGGAGAACCAATGCAGATATTGCATTATGAACACGGGCAAAAATACGAGCcacattttgatttttttatggaCAAAGTTAATCAAGAGATAGGCGGTCATCGTGTAGCTACTGTCCTTATGTATTTATCAGATGTTGATAAGGGTGGCGAAACAGTTTTTCCTAGATCAGAGGTAATTCCAATTTTGTATGATTTTCCT CCAAAGGGTGATGACTGGTCTAATTGTGCTAAAGATGGCTATGCAG TAAAACCAAAGAAGGGCGATGCGTTGTTGTTTTTCAGTCTACATATTAATGCAACAACTGATCGTTTGAGCTTGCACGGAAGTTGCCCAGTGATTGAAGGTGAGAAGTGGTCTGCTACAAAGTGGATTCATGTTAGGTCCTATGACAGTATTCCATCAGCTGAGAAGTGTATCGATATGTATCCTGAATGCTCCAGTTGGGCTGCTTCTGGTGAATGTGATAAAAATCCTTCATACATGGTTGGCACTGAAGAATATGTAGGTCATTGTAGGAAGAGCTGTCATGTTTGTTCATGA
- the LOC125852740 gene encoding glycerol-3-phosphate acyltransferase RAM2 — protein sequence MAKTDSKKFPTIQQCESKGREDQTVVADMDGTLLVGRSSFPYFALVAFEVGGISRLIFLILASPLAGFLYYFISESAGIRVLVFATFVGMKVSDIESVARAVLPKFYSSDLHPETWRVFSSCGKRCVLTANPRIMVEPFLKEYLSVDIVIGTEICTYKGRATGFVNESGVLVGHNKAKALQKAFGSKFAPHIGLGDRKTDFPFMNLCKESYIVPPEPGVKPMSQDKLPKPIVFHDGRLVQKPSPLMALIIILWIPVGFLLACLRIAAGALLPMPLVYYAFWALGVRVIIKGNPPPPARKSTGQTGVLFISSHRTLLDPIFLSTALGRPIPAVTYSLSRLSEIISPIKTVRLSRDRIMDANMIKKLLQEGDLVICPEGTTCREPFLLRFSALFAELTNELVPVAMCNKMSMFHGTTARGWKGMDPFYFFMNPSPSYEVNFLNKWPYELTCNAGKSSHDVANYIQRTIAATLSYECTNFTRKDKYMALAGNDGTVTTKSEFASKKVTTGC from the exons ATGGCTAAAacagattcaaaaaaatttccaaCAATTCAACAATGTGAATCAAAGGGACGTGAAGATCAAACAGTAGTAGCAGACATGGATGGAACATTACTAGTTGGACGTAGCTCTTTTCCTTATTTTGCACTTGTTGCTTTTGAAGTTGGTGGTATTTCTAggcttatttttttaatcttagcATCTCCGTTGGCTGGCTTTTTATACTATTTCATCTCTGAATCTGCGGGGATTAGAGTCCTCGTCTTTGCAACATTTGTTGGTATGAAAGTGTCCGATATAGAATCTGTTGCACGAGCTGTTCTACCAAAGTTTTATTCGAGCGATTTGCATCCTGAGACCTGGCGTGTTTTTTCATCGTGCGGGAAAAGGTGTGTTCTTACCGCGAATCCTAGGATTATGGTTGAACCATTTTTGAAGGAATATTTAAGTGTTGATATTGTTATTGGGACAGAAATATGTACCTATAAAGGAAGAGCTACTGGATTTGTTAATGAATCTGGAGTTCTTGTTGGTCATAACAAAGCTAAGGCACTTCAAAAGGCTTTTGGTTCTAAATTTGCTCCTCATATTGGACTTGGTGATCGCAAAACTGATTTTCCCTTCATGAATTTATGCAAG GAAAGTTACATAGTACCACCTGAGCCTGGTGTGAAGCCCATGAGCCAAGATAAGTTACCAAAGCCCATTGTGTTCCATGATGGCCGACTTGTTCAAAAACCAAGCCCTTTAATGGCACTCATCATTATTCTTTGGATCCCTGTTGGTTTCCTCTTAGCATGTTTGCGTATCGCAGCGGGTGCGCTCCTACCGATGCCTTTAGTCTATTACGCCTTTTGGGCCCTTGGGGTTCGAGTCATAATCAAAGGGAACCCACCTCCTCCGGCCCGAAAATCCACAGGCCAAACGGGTGTCCTATTTATTTCCTCTCATCGAACCCTTCTTGACCCAATTTTCCTCTCAACGGCCCTTGGTAGGCCCATCCCTGCGGTCACTTACTCGTTGTCACGACTCTCTGAGATTATTTCACCTATTAAAACAGTCCGTCTAAGCCGTGACCGCATAATGGATGCTAACATGATCAAAAAACTTTTACAAGAAGGTGATTTGGTTATATGTCCTGAAGGAACAACATGTAGAGAACCATTTTTACTGAGATTTTCAGCATTATTCGCGGAATTAACCAACGAGCTTGTCCCCGTGGCGATGTGTAATAAAATGAGTATGTTCCATGGCACGACGGCTAGGGGCTGGAAAGGAATGGaccctttttatttcttcatgaATCCTAGCCCTTCATATGAGGTGAATTTTTTGAACAAATGGCCATATGAATTGACTTGTAATGCTGGAAAATCAAGCCATGATGTGGCAAATTATATACAGAGGACGATTGCCGCAACGTTATCGTATGAGTGCACCAATTTTACAAGGAAGGATAAGTACATGGCTTTGGCTGGAAATGATGGAACAGTGACTACAAAATCTGAATTTGCAAGCAAGAAAGTGACGACGGGCTGCTAA
- the LOC125852739 gene encoding probable prolyl 4-hydroxylase 6 isoform X1 codes for MDCCLHVILLFSLCFIAVFPHLSHSSRQSSLWNGNKEIKTSILKLTTNSLSTPIDPTRVTQISWHPRVFIYRNFLTNEECDHFISLAKDSLEKSMVTDLETGESIESEYRTSTGAFLNKAQDEVVANVEARIAAWTFLPEENGEPMQILHYEHGQKYEPHFDFFMDKVNQEIGGHRVATVLMYLSDVDKGGETVFPRSEAADSQPKGDDWSNCAKDGYAVKPKKGDALLFFSLHINATTDRLSLHGSCPVIEGEKWSATKWIHVRSYDSIPSAEKCIDMYPECSSWAASGECDKNPSYMVGTEEYVGHCRKSCHVCS; via the exons ATGGATTGTTGTCTTCATGTTATTCTCCTATTCTCCCTCTGTTTCATTGCCGTTTTTCCTCACCTGTCTCATTCTTCACGTCAATCATCCTTGTGGAATGGCAATAAAGAAAT aaaAACGTCGATTTTGAAATTGACGACTAATTCCTTGTCGACTCCAATTGATCCAACACGGGTTACACAAATTTCATGGCACCCCAG AGTTTTTATATATAGGaattttttgacaaatgaaGAGTGTGATCATTTCATCTCTCTG GCTAAAGATAGTCTGGAGAAATCCATGGTAACTGACCTTGAAACAGGGGAGAGCATAGAGAGTGAATATCGGACAAGTACTGGCGCGTTTCTCAACAAAGCTCAG GATGAAGTTGTTGCTAATGTGGAAGCCAGAATAGCTGCCTGGACATTTCTCCCTGAAG AGAATGGAGAACCAATGCAGATATTGCATTATGAACACGGGCAAAAATACGAGCcacattttgatttttttatggaCAAAGTTAATCAAGAGATAGGCGGTCATCGTGTAGCTACTGTCCTTATGTATTTATCAGATGTTGATAAGGGTGGCGAAACAGTTTTTCCTAGATCAGAG GCTGCAGATTCTCAGCCAAAGGGTGATGACTGGTCTAATTGTGCTAAAGATGGCTATGCAG TAAAACCAAAGAAGGGCGATGCGTTGTTGTTTTTCAGTCTACATATTAATGCAACAACTGATCGTTTGAGCTTGCACGGAAGTTGCCCAGTGATTGAAGGTGAGAAGTGGTCTGCTACAAAGTGGATTCATGTTAGGTCCTATGACAGTATTCCATCAGCTGAGAAGTGTATCGATATGTATCCTGAATGCTCCAGTTGGGCTGCTTCTGGTGAATGTGATAAAAATCCTTCATACATGGTTGGCACTGAAGAATATGTAGGTCATTGTAGGAAGAGCTGTCATGTTTGTTCATGA